One Nymphaea colorata isolate Beijing-Zhang1983 chromosome 12, ASM883128v2, whole genome shotgun sequence genomic window, attggcATACCCAGCACACCAGGGCCACCATGATCCGAGTAGTATATGAAGATATGGTCATTGTGCTTGCTTTTAAGAACTTTGCCACTCCCACCATCTAGTGCTGTTTTATTGCCCAAAAGCACTGCATAAAGATTCTTCGTGTTCACGTGTACCCCAGTGTAGTCCTACGCACAAACACAGAACCAAGCATAGAAACGACCCATCAGCACTCGATTCCAAGTTTCAACAGATCAAGCAAGCTATGAATTCGAAAACGACGACCACCAACATGCTGGACTAAGACCAAGCACGAAAAAGGATGCCATTAATTGCTAAATGAACGACCAGACTGACTGGGTTCAGCTGAACACGCGTACCGAACAACTCGATCGGGACAAACAGGTGTACTGTGAGGGCTCACCTTGGGGACACCAGCGTACACATCTCTGCCCTCGGGATGGTTTATGATGACGCCCCTTCTCGGGTTCTCTGTACTGTAGGCAATATCATCATACATGAACACCACTATGTTCTCCTCCTTGAGCCCTCCCCTTCTGAGCAACTGGTAGGCATGGCAGACATCGGCCTGCACAAGTACAAAAAGAACACTAAACCAAGAACTCTCCTCGCACAGAGTCCAGGCTCAGCCTGGAATGGAGCCATTAAACAAACTCACTCAGAGGAAAACAAGTAAGAAAGAGAGGACTTGGCCGAGCCCACCTGGTGCCGATAGTTATAGTAGCCATTAGACCCTGCAACCAGAACGGCCCACCTAGTGCCCACGGCATCATCCGGGTCGTCTTGCTCTCCTTTCTCCCACGGCATCTTCAGAGGAGTGGcagtggcggtggtggtggtggcgccGCTTATCCTCCTGCCACCTGCCACCATAGCTATGAGCGACAAAGAGGCCATTGAGGCCAAGAGGCAGAGGCTGGGGTAAGGGACGGCCAACATGGTGGTGCTGCAGATTGATTGGTAAAGAGAGGGGCAACTCCCAGGGAGCCTCTGATAACAACGGCGCTGCCGCTGAAAGAGTCGAGAGGAAAGGGGACCATGTTGAAGGGTATATATAATGGTTGCAGAGTGGCGTGTCAAGCAGCATGCAAGTAAAGTACAGGGAGAATGGGGCacgtagagagagaaagcttgCAGGTCAGGCCAAGGAAAGTTCATGGCGTTAATGGCGACCATCTGGGTCCCGCACCCTAAGTTTAGAACACTTTTGGGTCTTCTTCCTTCACGCCTGCGGTGGCAGATTGCCTTGAAAAGGCCAACCCCTTTCATTGGACACCATCTTTTGTAATGGCTGGTGATTTTACAGGTCTCCGGCTGGTTTTACTCTACCAAGCCGGACGTGTATAgtgcaaaaaaattaaattgatttagaaatatgaaaaaaaagtaaaacaacttAGATAAcatatagtttctttttaaaatgtttatttaaaagaaacctGTTTGGCAATTATTTTTGGACCGGTGCTGATGTGCAGCCGGTTGTTGGTTTGAGTGACATGAGCGTCAACCCGTGCAAGATGGCAAAGCGGAATGGTGGTAGAACATGattactttaaattttaaactcttattttctcaaatattgTTCATACATGAttactttaaaaccttattttctcaaatattgTTCATAGTAGTAGAGCCAAAAAAGTTTTTCAAGAGAGCTACTTATTTACATacttttatattctaaaaagcACCCGTTATATAACagagcaaatatttgaagaagtTAACGTAAAAATAGAGAAACAATGAAGGCTGTATATAGCTCCTGCCGCAGAAACTAACCATATGAATATAATCTTTACCTTCAAAAACCCTAAGATTAACACCAAGATAAAGATGAAGATGACGGTTTATAAAGTTTGAAAGCTCACTCTATATTAAGTCAGGCCATGTGGGTTGGCTCAGGCTGTGAGATGCCAACTTTGATCCGATTTAGAACTTACTTATTGAAGACATTTTTATCGGCCAAGCTTATGTTTTGCCGTGTCAAGGATTAAAgaaatcttttttatttttaaaataggaCAACAAGGAGATTTTGAAGTGAGGACCTTATTTCATATAAGCAAAGAAGCACCTAATACAcccaaaaaaatttgtttgtgttagtattgtcaaaaaatgtaataaaagtTTTTGACCAATTTACTCAAATCAAAATGTACTTAGCTTTAGTTTTTTACCCAAACTTGACCCGTTTAATAAACGAACAGCTCTCAAGTCAAGTTTAGATGAGTCAAACTTGGAGTAGGTCTAGTGGTTCTGCACCCATGTGCATAGGGGCCACGGAAGTGCACCGTGTTTTTGGAATGAACACTTTGGACATCTGTTCTCTATTCCACACAAACAGTGTTGCGGGTTAGAGTGGCATGATCTAAAAGGGACGTAGCTAAGGAAtacttgactttttttttacgAATGAATAAGAAGAGTATTTCATGCTATTGCTCCGAACGAGAGTTGCTGCTTTAACTTTATTGCTTACTAAAGCTGAAGAAGAGTTACTGCAGAAATTAGAAATTATAGGCCCTGTTGAATAATCCCTCCAGTTTACGTTTGTGTTACCAATGTCGCGGTATTGTTATGAACATCACTTTCTCTGAAATTTGTAAAATTCTTACCATATTCAGCGATCAATATCAACTATGACATGACGGTTTGGCTAGATGATATGTTGGTTGCAGCAATTGGTCTATTTTGTTCCACCGGCCTGTGCTGTTCAGGACCAGAAGCATGGCATTACTACTGGTTGGCCATCGTTCCCTTCCATAGCAAGTAccaaaaatatcagaaaaaaagaTTTGTTGCAGACGAATTCTGCAAGAAGTATCAGCGAATAAAATCGGTTGCAGAGGAATCGTGCAATAGGTAAGAAACTTGTAACACCCAACCTCGGATttggtttcatttcttaattagaAATCTTCGTAATGTTGATTTGTTTCACTACATTGTGCATTCTTTGATacatttgttttctgtttttgcggAATGAAGAAACCATTCTCTGGATTGGATAACCTGTCTAACCTACGTTTATTTTTGGATGGCGTAAAACTAGCTGGGGTAGCACCCACGGGAATGAACAGGCGACGTGTTGTGTCTTTTACATGTCTGCCTGCCTAACCAACTAACCAACTTGagatacttttctttcttcttattcatGATCTGGTCATTGAGCCCAGAATATCTGGGAAAACAAGTTGCAGCTTTCATTCAGGTTCGAACTTTCAACTTACGTCAATGAAGATGTGGCTGGAACTTAAGAAGCCAACGTGAAGACCCGAATAATATGGCCTTCAAAGAGCTCTGTTTATCCGGGGGAAGCaatcttcaatttgaagaagaagatcaagagtTCAATACCTAGTACGCTTCTGTTGGACAATCTGCTAGGGGTTTCCCTAACCTAGCTTGTCTATGATTAAAAACGAaaccgacaaaaaaaaaagaggtgacCAACATGACCATATGCTAAGGATGGATTGGACATTGTGCCTGAATTGTCCGATCCTCCAATGATCTCCATCTTGAAAGTGAAAACCGATTGCTTTTGCAATCTACAGCAACAGTGAAGGACTCACCCGAAAGGGAAGAACTGTGGTATATCAGTGAAGGCTGGATAACTACACACTACAGACCTGATGAGATGATATTCCATTTAATGGAATAAATAAAAGCAGCTCcttatttttcacaattctGCCCATGAAGTGCTCTCGTCAAAGATACAATGTGATGAAAATAGTGAGATGGCATGAACCTGAGACTGCCTTGAACTTGTTGCAACTTCTTCACTTTGATGTCTGCACAGTGCACAGCCATTCAGTTCAATATCTCAGTACCATTTCTGAATCAACCACCTAATCATCAAACGGACGTCCTAGTCAGGTTACAGATGGGTATTTTAGCACAACAGCACCCAGTCTAAGCTCTGAAGCTAGAACAACCATGTTGGATGAAATTTTCACGTGGATAATTCCTAAGAAGGCAAACCTGTTGACCAATTTTGCCTTCATCTTATATTCTTGAGtgctaaattaaaaaacaattgcATGTTTAAGTAGGAAAGAAAAATTGTCCAAACTCCAATGAATGGGATGTCAAAGGTTGAAACAACTAAAAAGTGCCAAGCATTGAAAGCatgataaataagaaaaaagtcatTCCATCTTCTACTGAATAACACTTAGGCAGCTGCATTTCAGCAAATTCTTTGGAAAAGTAATGCAACTATAAGTCTCAGATTGCAATCAGTGGCTAAAATGCCCACccaacaattaaaaatttgaaaaaaattctgatCAATCATTAAACTCGCAAAAGATCCCATACGGCAACTTCACCACCAGCAGGAAAGTGAGTTCAGAGGATAGGTGAAATCTACACTTCATTTTGCATGAGGACTGCAATGTGATATTAAAAACGAGAACAGCAGAGTATGCAAGAAGGTTTGGCAAAGGCAAACGAATGGAAACAAATACAGAGAAAAAGGAGATGAGTGAATACCTTGAAGTTTTACTCATAATTAAACAGTTGAAGAACCCATGATTACGAGCATGCATTGACCTTCAGACACTAGAATCATTAGGATGAATACCTCAATTTCAGCGATCTGCCAAAGATCCAGCTAgacatttaaaaataatattcaatCAGCTAAGTGAAAAACATATACCACACACATGCACTTTTCTCGAGTGGTTACACATGTACTTGCATACAAGCTTACCATGCCTTCGTTCTGATATTAACAAAGCCGTCTGCAGCATCTGCCTTGCTTTTCTGTCTGGGGTGCAACCATTGGACTCCATTTCCTCATATATTCCTGGGACCTGATCTCAGCCAAAACTGAATAAGGTAAGCCTGCATGGAAGGTACATGACTTTCCAACAAAGAAGGATACTTGTATATGCaaaaagaaatcatcaataGGCAGTCAATCTTATCATTAGCAACTTCTATTCTACAtgtttttcttagaaatttgTGGGGAAATAACTGCGTGTTACCTGCACAAACAGATCGCACTTGTTAGTCATAAGAGACAGTGCATCACAATTGCATTAAGCCAATGGGTAATTGGTGATAATTATTTTCAGAATACATCAAAAAAATCAGACAACAAAAAATCTTCTTATCCAAAATTAACTTGTATTGACTTCATCCATAGCTTTGAAGAACTTAAGTTAATAACTTTAGATTAGAGCCTTCTTCATTTGGGAATTTACATAAACGTGACTCCCAAAAAAAGATCCATACTGTAGGACTGTACTTATTTATTATCTTGGTTTAGGAAGCAGCAACTATCTGCAATTTCCCAATAGGGATCTGAGAAACTACAATCACGATGTGCACTTGCAACTTGACATCTGACTATTATAACCGAAATGGTCAGCTTTCTGTTGCATACCACATGGAAAAACTCTTAATATAGCCATGCTCTACAATAAAAAGACTAGACTACTTTGCGCTTCCTGCAAACGATGTAGGTAACTAGATTAGAGTAAATTATCATATagtcataatgaaaaaaattagagcAGGCTATCATAATAAAGAGTTACGCTAAAGAACCCAAGCAGAACAAACCTGATCAAATTTTCTTCCCCTAATTAAGGCTTTCATGACTGTAGTGTATGTAACCACGTCAGGACTGATTCCCTTCAACATAGAACACGTTCTTGTAAATGACATCTAAAGAAATgtgcatataaaagaaaattcattatacatatatatggggCTGGATCTTGAAGTCCCTTTCCCTCTATAGGATCCATAAATCGTAGGGTGGAGAGGAtatttgtgaaaagaaaaagtgaaaaagaaggggaagagagaaaaaaataggtcGAGTGTGAGAGAAAAAGGGGTTGAGATGGACTGGTTGAACCCAAAAGGAAAGTTATACCAAGTACGAAAATGCTTACAATTGCTTTTATGTGTTCAAGAACTGCCATTGCTTCTGAGTACCTCCCAGCAATACCAAATGCATTGATCAACAAATTGAGCATGACAAGGTTTGGTTCAATTCCTTCAGCTTCCATGAGTTGAAGAACTCTGACTGTTTGCTCACACATTCCCTGGAGGAATATGGACCCCGTTCAGCACAGATGAACTTGACCAAATTATGCAGCTCAGGAAGATTTCAGAGAAAGATACAATCTCAAACTTGGTGAAAGATCTGCTGTTGCTTAACCTTTCTTAGAGCAGGTAATCAAGGCATTGTGGGGCTCCACACACTAGTTTTGGTTATAGCAATCATTTGCTTTCCATTCCATAATAGTTATGAGGTTCTCGCGCTATAGATATATGCGttcaaatgataaaatgaaCACATTATAAGGCCATAATTATCCATTTCCgaggaaaaattcaaaaagaaacagGACTTAGGAAATTACAGAAGTTTCAACATGCCCATCAAACATGATGGATTTTCATTTGGTCAGAATTTGCTCGCCAAGCTCCCAAAAGccaaaaatatcagaaaatttacaaaattcagaaaatcaCCATTTTGAATATAATGCAGTTTCAAACTATTTCTTGAACTCCATGTTTTCCGCTTCTCCTCTAACcaatatatatgtttttcagACCCCAACGGGATTCCAAATTcttatgtgaaaaaaaaatgttacatatCGTAAGGATTTCCTCCGCAGACAAAACTCTGGTATCGAGATCTACTTATCCTGCGATTAGCTCAGAGAGGAAACCAAGCTGCTGTTTTAGTTCCGCGGAGAAAAGAAACAGTATCGTTCATTTATGTCATGGGGTCTCCCTATCATGGAGGTTCATCCGGTCACAGCAAAGATCTTTCAACAATCAACTTAGAAACAAATTAGAGAAGCAACAGATGCTTATAGCtaacaaaaaacaacataaattaaAGATTTCTTACACACCAAGATATGATAAGGTCACGCACCTGTTGAGCATAAGCATTTGCGAGGACGCAGAACACACTGGGAGAAGGTTGCAGACCCTCTGCTTTCATGGCTGCCACACAGTCATCAGCACTCTCAAAGTTACCATACTGTCCATAAATGTCAACCAAAACCGCATACAGGATCCCGCTCTTTCTAAACCCTTTATTctttaaattctcaaaattcTTCCTTATCCAATCCCATTGGCCTTGTTCTCCCAAACCACTAATTATATCGATAAATATCTTGGGGTCAGGATACATCCCTGCTTCGAGCATTGCCGTAAAGTACTCCAATGCTTTATCCAGCTTCCCCGCCTTGCAATACGACCTGATCAAACAGTTCCAGGCCATGACATCTGGCACGATCCCTTCCAAACGCATCTTCGTAAAAGTCTCTGCAGCTTCATCCACCATTGCAAACTTCCCAAACGTGTCAATGACACAATTATACATCCTTCTATCCAGCAAAACCCCATTTTCCTGAATCTCTCTGATAAGACTCATAGCCTTGTTCCACATCCCATTATCTCTATATAGGCCAACAAGTTTGCTATATACATATGAAGATTTCACCTTGAatcccttcttcttcatctcgaCCAGTAACTCCCAACAATCTGCCAACCGTCCCGCATGAGCATAGGCCTCAAGTAGCACCTTGTAAGTCTCCCAGTTGCGCCTGATTCCCCTTTCCTGCATTTCCAAGAGCAAACAATCTGCTAACTGAAGCAGCCCTTTCCTCAACAACCCACGTAGAAGAAGATTGTAGGTCGTCACACTGGGTTGCACCCCCCACAGCTTCATCTCCTGAAAGATGGCATCTGCTTCCAGTGTTCTACCAACGCTGCCTAGTGCCCCAATTAGATAATTGTAGCTAGAATTACTTGGTTGCTTTCCTGAAGCCTCCATAAGTGCTACCGTTTTCATTGAGGAGTCCAGCTCGCCGGCTTCGCAATAGGAACGAACCAAATTGTTGTACGATTCACGTGAAATTTCTTCACCGTCTTTAGGGAAAGAATTCATGGCATCCGCAGTGGGAAATGAATTAGATTGGGTAGTTGGAGCTCTATTGTTACAGAAGTCTGGAGGAGAGGATGCAGCATTCTCGTTGTTGTTTCTGGTCCTTGCGAGCATGCTGCTTCTGCCGCTGTGCTTAAATCCACCGCTATATGCGAGGGCTTTATGCGAAGAACCACAGCAATAGGAACCaagatgttgaagaagaaagcCCATTGACACCTGAGGAGCTCGCAGATCGATGAAAACTAGAGCACCCATTACACTACGCAATTTGCTTAATCCATTCAACGCGTCCCCAAGATCCCGACCTCGGTAAAAACATGGGCTCGAAAGCGCAGCTATGGAAGGCAGAGAGCCGGTTCGGTCTTTTCTTTTGCCGCTTCTCAGGACTGCGTTGTCCTTCAATGGTGAGGGGACGAGCCAGGTTTTCTATTTTGATCAAATGTAGTGATGACGCCGCAATTATCCCAATGTAAAGCCAATTGCCATTCTGCAGACAATGCGGCTAGATTTTAAGGGCATTTTGGGGAAttaatttgtattaaaaaaaaaaggtttcttttCCAGAT contains:
- the LOC116266054 gene encoding pentatricopeptide repeat-containing protein CRP1, chloroplastic-like isoform X2, coding for MGALVFIDLRAPQVSMGFLLQHLGSYCCGSSHKALAYSGGFKHSGRSSMLARTRNNNENAASSPPDFCNNRAPTTQSNSFPTADAMNSFPKDGEEISRESYNNLVRSYCEAGELDSSMKTVALMEASGKQPSNSSYNYLIGALGSVGRTLEADAIFQEMKLWGVQPSVTTYNLLLRGLLRKGLLQLADCLLLEMQERGIRRNWETYKVLLEAYAHAGRLADCWELLVEMKKKGFKVKSSYVYSKLVGLYRDNGMWNKAMSLIREIQENGVLLDRRMYNCVIDTFGKFAMVDEAAETFTKMRLEGIVPDVMAWNCLIRSYCKAGKLDKALEYFTAMLEAGMYPDPKIFIDIISGLGEQGQWDWIRKNFENLKNKGFRKSGILYAVLVDIYGQYGNFESADDCVAAMKAEGLQPSPSVFCVLANAYAQQGMCEQTVRVLQLMEAEGIEPNLVMLNLLINAFGIAGRYSEAMAVLEHIKAIGISPDVVTYTTVMKALIRGRKFDQVPGIYEEMESNGCTPDRKARQMLQTALLISERRHDR
- the LOC116266054 gene encoding pentatricopeptide repeat-containing protein CRP1, chloroplastic-like isoform X1, with product MGALVFIDLRAPQVSMGFLLQHLGSYCCGSSHKALAYSGGFKHSGRSSMLARTRNNNENAASSPPDFCNNRAPTTQSNSFPTADAMNSFPKDGEEISRESYNNLVRSYCEAGELDSSMKTVALMEASGKQPSNSSYNYLIGALGSVGRTLEADAIFQEMKLWGVQPSVTTYNLLLRGLLRKGLLQLADCLLLEMQERGIRRNWETYKVLLEAYAHAGRLADCWELLVEMKKKGFKVKSSYVYSKLVGLYRDNGMWNKAMSLIREIQENGVLLDRRMYNCVIDTFGKFAMVDEAAETFTKMRLEGIVPDVMAWNCLIRSYCKAGKLDKALEYFTAMLEAGMYPDPKIFIDIISGLGEQGQWDWIRKNFENLKNKGFRKSGILYAVLVDIYGQYGNFESADDCVAAMKAEGLQPSPSVFCVLANAYAQQGMCEQTVRVLQLMEAEGIEPNLVMLNLLINAFGIAGRYSEAMAVLEHIKAIGISPDVVTYTTVMKALIRGRKFDQVPGIYEEMESNGCTPDRKARQMLQTALLISERRHAGSLADR